Proteins encoded in a region of the Panthera uncia isolate 11264 chromosome B2 unlocalized genomic scaffold, Puncia_PCG_1.0 HiC_scaffold_24, whole genome shotgun sequence genome:
- the MFSD4B gene encoding LOW QUALITY PROTEIN: sodium-dependent glucose transporter 1 (The sequence of the model RefSeq protein was modified relative to this genomic sequence to represent the inferred CDS: deleted 1 base in 1 codon): MLRWFITVILCAAFLGLGMSVAILGPTFQDLATNVNRNISSLSLIFVGRAFGYLSGSVIGGVLLDAMNHFLLLGLSMLATTVGLYLVPFCKTAGLLIVMMSIFGVSIGILDTGGNVLILAIWGDRGAPHMQALHFSFALGAFLAPLLAKLALGTMGSADNHTEADSHSSLNQSSEADSESLLGVPDNLNLLWAYAVIGTYIFVVSVFFLALFLKKSSRQEKTKASAQRSRRAKYHNALLCLLFLFFFFYVGAEVTYGSYVFSFATTHAGMKESEAAGLNSIFWGTFAACRGLAIFFATCLQPGTMIVLSNIGSLGSSLLLVLFDKSPVCLWIATSVYGASMATTFPSGVSWIEQYTTIHGKSAAFFVVGAALGEMAIPAVIGILQGEYPDLPVVLYTSLGASIATAVLFPVLYKLATSPLDQRKEHRKSEDQKALLSSSELNDYEEDNEEEDAEKWNEMDFEVIEMNDTMRNSVIETSRNILTEPLAEVSSHSHSSAVVLESSPVNTGKSPVNHLQETRLKGTNT, translated from the exons ATGCTGCGCTGGTTCATCACCGTGATCCTGTGTGCCGCCTTCCTGGGTCTG ggaaTGAGTGTTGCTATACTGGGACCCACATTTCAAGATCTGGCAACAAACGTGAACCGCAATATTAGcagtctttctctgatttttgtgGGCCGTGCCTTTGGATATTTGAGTGGCTCTGTGATTGGCGGAGTTCTTCTTGACGCCATGAATCATTTTCTACTCTTGG GGCTGTCAATGTTGGCCACCACAGTTGGTCTCTATCTTGTTCCATTCTGTAAGACAGCGGGATTACTGATTGTCATGATGTCCATCTTTGGTGTTTCAATTGGCATTCTGGATACAG GTGGTAACGTCCTAATCTTGGCTAtatggggggacagaggagccccACATATGCAGGCCTTACACTTCAGTTTTGCCTTGGGTGCCTTCTTGGCTCCACTACTGGCTAAACTGGCATTGGGCACGATGGGGTCTGCTGACAACCACACAGAAGCTGACTCTCACAGTTCTCTCAACCAGTCGTCTGAAGCTGACTCAGAATCTCTACTTGGAGTACCTGACAATCTGAATTTACTGTGGGCTTACGCTGTTATCGGTACCTACATTTTTgtagtttctgtcttttttttggCTCTGTTTTTGAAGAAAAGCTCAAGGCAGGAAAAAACCAAAGCATCAGCTCAGAGGTCTCGAAGAGCGAAATATCACAACGCCCTTCTGTGTCtgctttttctgttcttctttttttatgtgggGGCCGAGGTAACCTATGGCTCTTACGTTTTCTCGTTCGCGACCACCCACGCCGGCATGAAGGAGAGTGAAGCAGCTGGGTTGAACTCCATCTTCTGGGGGACCTTTGCGGCCTGCAGGGGCCTGGCAATCTTCTTTGCTACGTGTTTACAACCTGGAACCATGATTGTGTTAAGCAACATCGGCAGCCTGGGGTCATCTTTACTGCTGGTGCTTTTCGACAAGAGCCCAGTTTGTCTCTGGATAGCAACGTCAGTGTATGGGGCCTCGATGGCAACCACGTTTCCCAGCGGTGTTTCTTGGATTGAGCAATACACCACTATCCATGGGAAATCCGCAGCTTTTTTTGTAGTTGGTGCTGCCCTGGGAGAAATGGCTATTCCTGCGGTAATTGGAATTCTTCAGGGAGAATACCCTGATTTGCCTGTAGTTTTGTATACCTCTTTGGGGGCATCGATAGCCACTGCTGTTTTATTTCCTGTGCTCTATAAACTCGCCACCTCACCTCTCGATCAAcggaaagaacacagaaaaagcgAGGACCAGAAAGCTTTGCTTTCTAGTTCTGAGCTAAATGACTACGAGGAAGACAATGAAGAAGAAGATGCGGAAAAATGGAACGAAATGGATTTTGAAGTGATTGAAATGAATGATACAATGAGGAATTCCGTAATAGAGACATCTAGAAATATTCTGACGGAGCCCTTAGCTGAAGTCTCCAGTCACTCCCACTCCAGTGCGGTGGTGTTGGAGTCCTCTCCAGTTAATACTGGCAAGTCCCCTGTGAATCAC TTGCAAGAAACCAGGCTAAAAGGGACTAACACCTAG